Proteins encoded together in one Candidatus Cloacimonadota bacterium window:
- the hrcA gene encoding heat-inducible transcription repressor HrcA, whose translation MSKIKMRMDAALTALIDEYIEHNEPVSSRALNEKYLQDVSSATLRLDLMKLEKQNLIRQPHTSAGRVPTIQGYRCYLRLIEADHAKTSFENMDRLRDLLIQNYRDTPLALHYIMLMLAKETDQLSFVAEPEVSGGYLSKLEVFAIGNGKYIFVMSLDSGLDKTVVMKLEQSFTDAQLRSLVRYLNDELAGLRIYDIANRVLIEMRENMHRDNPMVSAFLRELHRAFVDLSGFYINYDGSINFLEQPEFDSKTNILNFMNLLQRQDTILNLMRSHGSGGGVKVLMGEDFNVSQWEDFCLIFSRYEVFGIPGYLGVAAPLRTNYRKLIPLIRDITQTITQTTREGMVVPKRKDF comes from the coding sequence ATGAGCAAAATAAAGATGAGGATGGATGCTGCTTTGACTGCCCTCATCGATGAATATATCGAGCATAATGAGCCGGTGTCGTCCCGAGCTTTGAACGAAAAATATCTGCAGGATGTCAGCTCCGCAACCCTGCGCCTGGATTTGATGAAGCTGGAAAAACAGAATTTAATCCGCCAGCCACACACTTCCGCCGGGCGGGTTCCCACCATACAGGGCTATCGTTGCTACCTGCGTCTCATCGAAGCTGACCACGCCAAAACCAGCTTTGAGAACATGGACCGTTTGCGCGACTTGCTCATCCAAAACTATCGCGATACACCGCTCGCTTTGCACTATATCATGTTAATGCTGGCAAAAGAAACCGACCAACTGAGCTTTGTGGCAGAGCCAGAGGTCTCCGGCGGCTATCTTTCCAAGCTGGAGGTGTTTGCCATCGGCAACGGAAAATACATCTTTGTGATGAGCCTGGATTCAGGTTTGGACAAAACCGTGGTGATGAAGCTGGAACAAAGCTTCACGGACGCCCAATTGCGCAGTTTGGTGCGCTATTTGAACGATGAACTTGCCGGACTGCGCATCTATGACATCGCGAACCGCGTTTTGATTGAAATGCGCGAAAACATGCACCGGGACAACCCCATGGTGAGCGCTTTTTTAAGAGAGCTGCACCGCGCATTTGTTGACCTGAGTGGGTTTTACATAAATTATGACGGGAGCATCAACTTTTTGGAACAGCCCGAATTTGACAGCAAAACCAATATCCTCAATTTCATGAACCTGTTGCAGAGGCAGGACACCATCCTGAACCTGATGCGTTCCCACGGCTCCGGCGGTGGGGTGAAAGTGTTGATGGGAGAGGATTTCAATGTTTCCCAATGGGAGGATTTTTGCCTCATTTTCAGCCGCTACGAAGTTTTTGGCATCCCTGGTTATCTGGGTGTGGCAGCCCCGCTGCGCACAAACTATCGCAAGCTTATCCCGCTCATCCGGGATATTACCCAAACCATCACCCAAACCACGCGCGAGGGCATGGTGGTTCCCAAAAGGAAGGATTTTTGA
- the dnaJ gene encoding molecular chaperone DnaJ, with protein MSKRDYYEVLGVPKTASEAEIKQSYRKLAMQFHPDKNPDNKEAEEKFKEASEAYEVLSDKEKRQIYDQYGHAGIDPQFGQGGFQWGDFSRFEDISDLFGGGGFGSIFETLFGGMGGGGGSAQRRSNRGNDFMIELSLSLKEIALGTEKKVKINVKDACDLCNGSGSADQSSETCTQCRGSGQVRTVRQSLFGQMQQITECPSCRGEGRIIKNKCTKCHGEGRAAKTREIKLKIPSGMEEGQVLRVREQGHIGPRNGPRGDLLVQIHERQDDLFERVGNNIILDFPVHFSQAVLGDEITVPTLTGKAKMKIPTGTQSGSEFRLKGQGIQGLHSNVRGDLIVRVNVVTPTRLSREETDIYKRLAEMNLKKELKPGRSFRDKIREFFS; from the coding sequence GTGTCCAAACGCGATTACTACGAAGTTCTGGGAGTTCCCAAAACCGCCAGCGAAGCCGAGATAAAACAATCCTACCGCAAGCTGGCAATGCAATTTCACCCGGATAAAAACCCGGATAACAAGGAAGCCGAGGAAAAATTCAAGGAAGCCTCCGAAGCTTATGAGGTGCTTTCAGACAAGGAAAAACGTCAAATCTACGACCAATACGGCCATGCCGGAATCGACCCCCAATTTGGCCAGGGTGGTTTCCAATGGGGCGATTTCAGCCGCTTTGAAGACATCAGCGACCTATTCGGAGGCGGAGGTTTTGGTTCCATCTTTGAAACCCTTTTTGGAGGCATGGGAGGCGGCGGAGGGAGCGCTCAGCGCCGCTCAAACCGAGGCAACGACTTCATGATTGAGCTTTCGCTCAGCCTGAAGGAAATTGCCCTGGGAACCGAAAAAAAGGTGAAAATCAACGTGAAGGATGCCTGTGACCTTTGCAATGGCAGCGGCAGCGCAGACCAAAGCTCTGAAACCTGCACCCAATGCCGTGGTTCGGGACAGGTTCGCACCGTGCGCCAATCCCTTTTCGGACAGATGCAGCAGATTACGGAATGTCCATCCTGCCGGGGCGAGGGGCGCATCATCAAAAACAAATGCACCAAATGCCACGGTGAAGGCAGAGCCGCAAAAACCCGTGAAATCAAGCTGAAAATACCCTCCGGAATGGAGGAAGGACAGGTTTTGCGCGTGCGCGAACAGGGTCACATCGGACCCCGCAACGGCCCACGCGGTGACCTTTTGGTGCAAATTCATGAACGCCAGGACGACCTTTTTGAAAGGGTTGGAAACAATATCATTCTGGATTTCCCCGTCCACTTCAGCCAAGCCGTTTTGGGAGATGAGATTACGGTTCCCACCCTCACCGGCAAAGCCAAAATGAAAATCCCCACCGGAACCCAGAGTGGAAGCGAATTCCGCCTTAAAGGACAGGGCATTCAAGGCTTGCACAGCAATGTTCGCGGCGACCTCATTGTGCGCGTGAACGTTGTGACGCCAACCCGCCTCAGCCGTGAGGAAACCGATATTTACAAACGCCTGGCGGAAATGAACCTGAAAAAAGAACTCAAACCCGGCAGAAGCTTCCGGGATAAAATACGGGAGTTTTTCAGCTAA
- a CDS encoding RsmE family RNA methyltransferase, with product MPSLYVPELEELASGDKFRLEGEEFHHLAHVTKRRIEAPILLNSGQGTLAWALVENLAAKHALLHIQSLEKTPPSERPFAIGFALLKNRHDELLVEKCSELGVTDLFPLIAERSVRRSAELTRFSRVSLAAIKQCDNPWLPRLHGILALEEALKAIHEAGYSPILCSERRDGRWLAEFEPQLKPCFLIGPEGGWDDAEFSLMEALPRLKLANLVTRAETAAITAAAQWQGLMNINPSKP from the coding sequence ATGCCATCACTATACGTTCCAGAACTGGAGGAGCTGGCTTCCGGCGATAAATTTCGGCTGGAAGGAGAGGAATTCCACCACCTTGCCCACGTCACCAAACGCCGTATCGAAGCGCCCATCCTGCTCAATTCAGGACAGGGAACCCTGGCTTGGGCTCTGGTGGAAAATCTGGCGGCAAAACACGCCCTGTTACACATCCAAAGTCTGGAAAAAACACCTCCATCAGAACGCCCGTTCGCCATTGGCTTCGCCCTGCTAAAAAACAGGCACGATGAGCTTTTGGTGGAAAAATGCAGTGAACTGGGCGTGACGGATTTGTTTCCTTTAATAGCGGAAAGGTCGGTGAGGCGTTCAGCGGAACTGACACGTTTTTCCCGTGTCAGCCTGGCTGCCATCAAACAATGTGACAACCCCTGGCTGCCAAGATTACATGGGATTTTGGCTTTGGAGGAAGCGTTAAAAGCCATCCACGAAGCGGGATACAGCCCCATTTTGTGTTCCGAACGCAGGGATGGACGCTGGCTGGCGGAATTTGAACCCCAGCTTAAACCCTGTTTTCTGATTGGTCCCGAAGGCGGTTGGGATGATGCGGAATTTTCCCTGATGGAAGCTCTGCCCCGGCTCAAGTTGGCAAACTTGGTGACCAGAGCGGAAACAGCGGCAATCACAGCGGCGGCGCAATGGCAGGGTTTGATGAATATTAATCCATCAAAGCCCTAA
- the dnaK gene encoding molecular chaperone DnaK, protein MGKIIGIDLGTTNSCVAVVEGGKPVVIANAEGGRTTPSVVGFTKDGQRLIGQLAKRQAVTNPTNTVSSIKRFMGRSFNEVGSEKEQVPFKVKSGVKGQAAVHVDSENKDYTPQEISAMVLSKMKETAEAYLGQTVTEAVITVPAYFNDDQRQATKDAGRIAGLEVKRIINEPTAAALAYGMENKKEQKVAVYDLGGGTFDISILDISQGVVEVLSTNGDTHLGGDDFDKRIIDWILAEFKKLEGIDLSKDPIAMQRLREAAEKAKVELSGTQTTTINLPFITADAGGPKHLDLTLSLAEFNRLTEDLVQRTLAPCKKALDDAKLKAGDIQEVLLVGGSTRIPAVQEAVEKFFGKKPNRSLNPDEVVSIGAGIQGAILSGDEKVSDVLLLDVTPLTLGIETLGEVMTPLIPRNTTIPTKKSQVFSTAADNQNAVTIRVLQGERPMARDNKDLGRFDLVGIPPAPRGIPQIEVTFDIDANGILHVSAKDLGTGKEQSIHIDRAGDMSKDDIDRMIREAELHAEEDKKRQEFVAARNELDSIIFSTEKGLSEHGDKLSDTEKSELEAEVKAAREGMEKATEPSELETLKQNLTQKAQRLGEIIYAQAQQEQAADSQAGPSPEQTNEAPSEDGPIDADFEVVDDK, encoded by the coding sequence ATGGGAAAAATAATTGGAATAGATCTTGGGACCACCAACTCCTGCGTGGCCGTTGTTGAAGGCGGAAAACCCGTCGTAATCGCGAACGCGGAGGGTGGTCGCACCACACCGTCCGTGGTTGGATTCACCAAAGACGGACAGCGATTGATTGGTCAACTTGCCAAACGACAGGCGGTTACAAATCCCACAAACACCGTGTCGTCCATCAAACGCTTTATGGGCCGCTCTTTCAACGAAGTCGGCTCGGAAAAGGAACAGGTTCCCTTCAAGGTGAAAAGCGGCGTGAAAGGCCAGGCTGCCGTGCACGTCGATTCTGAAAACAAGGATTATACCCCTCAGGAAATCTCCGCGATGGTTTTGAGCAAAATGAAGGAAACCGCGGAAGCCTATCTGGGACAAACGGTTACCGAAGCGGTCATCACCGTTCCGGCATATTTCAACGACGACCAGCGCCAAGCCACCAAAGACGCCGGACGCATCGCCGGATTGGAAGTTAAACGCATCATCAACGAACCCACAGCCGCGGCCCTCGCCTATGGCATGGAAAATAAAAAGGAACAGAAAGTTGCCGTCTATGACCTGGGCGGCGGAACCTTCGATATTTCCATCCTGGACATCAGCCAGGGAGTGGTGGAAGTTCTTTCCACAAATGGAGATACCCACTTGGGTGGTGATGATTTTGACAAACGAATCATCGATTGGATTTTGGCAGAATTCAAAAAACTGGAAGGAATCGACCTTTCCAAAGACCCGATTGCCATGCAACGCCTGCGTGAAGCGGCGGAAAAGGCGAAGGTGGAGCTCTCCGGAACGCAAACCACGACCATCAACCTGCCCTTCATCACCGCAGATGCAGGCGGCCCCAAACATCTGGATTTGACCCTCAGCCTGGCGGAATTCAACCGTCTGACCGAAGACCTTGTGCAGCGCACACTTGCCCCCTGTAAAAAGGCTTTGGACGATGCCAAACTGAAAGCCGGCGACATCCAGGAAGTCCTCCTGGTGGGCGGCAGCACACGCATCCCAGCTGTTCAGGAAGCCGTGGAAAAATTCTTTGGCAAAAAGCCAAACCGCAGCCTGAACCCGGATGAAGTGGTGTCCATCGGCGCCGGAATCCAGGGCGCAATCCTGAGCGGCGACGAGAAAGTGAGCGATGTCCTGCTTTTGGACGTCACACCGCTCACCCTGGGCATCGAAACCCTGGGCGAGGTGATGACCCCGCTCATCCCGCGCAACACCACCATTCCCACCAAGAAAAGCCAGGTTTTCTCCACCGCCGCGGACAACCAAAACGCAGTGACCATCCGCGTTCTGCAGGGAGAAAGACCCATGGCACGCGACAACAAGGATTTGGGACGCTTCGACCTCGTTGGGATTCCACCCGCTCCACGCGGTATTCCCCAGATTGAAGTCACCTTCGACATCGACGCCAACGGTATCCTCCACGTTTCCGCAAAAGACCTGGGAACCGGAAAGGAACAATCCATCCACATCGACCGCGCCGGAGACATGAGCAAGGACGATATCGACCGCATGATTCGCGAAGCCGAACTCCACGCCGAGGAAGATAAAAAGCGCCAGGAATTCGTTGCCGCCCGCAACGAGCTGGATAGCATCATCTTCAGCACCGAAAAAGGTTTGAGCGAACATGGCGACAAGCTTTCCGACACCGAAAAATCCGAGCTGGAAGCAGAGGTGAAAGCCGCTCGTGAAGGCATGGAAAAAGCCACCGAGCCTTCCGAACTGGAAACCCTGAAACAAAACCTGACCCAAAAAGCTCAGCGCTTGGGCGAAATCATCTACGCGCAAGCCCAACAGGAGCAAGCCGCGGATTCCCAAGCCGGACCCAGCCCGGAACAAACAAATGAAGCGCCATCCGAAGACGGCCCCATCGACGCCGATTTCGAGGTGGTTGACGATAAATAA
- a CDS encoding dephospho-CoA kinase — MTLLIGITGNIGSGKSAFCRILEQHGERVIYADEVAQKQLDKPEILQKLSERWGKDFISDGRADRQKIASIVFGNPDELAFLNSVVHPKTLQEFQGIVEECQAEHLFFEVPLLFEADLAACFDHLVIITATREIRLQRLLKRDSQSRQQIETRMDAQMDDSLKIPLCDLVVENNGNWEDLSQAAQKLISDLPNIKPKEKRAFYP, encoded by the coding sequence ATGACGCTCCTAATTGGTATCACAGGCAACATCGGCAGCGGGAAAAGCGCCTTTTGCCGCATCCTCGAACAACATGGCGAGCGGGTGATTTATGCCGATGAAGTGGCGCAAAAACAGCTTGATAAACCTGAAATACTACAAAAATTAAGTGAGCGCTGGGGAAAAGATTTTATCTCAGATGGCAGAGCGGACAGACAAAAAATCGCTTCCATCGTGTTTGGAAACCCTGATGAATTGGCATTTTTGAACAGTGTGGTGCATCCTAAAACCCTCCAGGAATTCCAGGGAATCGTTGAGGAATGCCAAGCCGAACACCTCTTTTTCGAGGTTCCCCTGCTTTTTGAAGCGGATTTGGCAGCCTGCTTTGACCATCTGGTCATCATCACAGCCACACGTGAAATCCGTCTGCAAAGGCTTTTAAAAAGGGACAGCCAGAGCCGTCAACAGATTGAAACGCGGATGGATGCGCAGATGGATGACAGCTTAAAAATCCCGCTTTGCGACCTGGTGGTGGAAAACAACGGAAACTGGGAAGACCTCAGCCAGGCTGCCCAAAAACTGATTTCCGACCTGCCCAACATCAAACCAAAGGAAAAACGAGCTTTTTATCCCTGA
- a CDS encoding catalase, whose protein sequence is MSKKKKLTTVSGMPVVDNQNVLTAGKRGPILLQDIWLVEKLAHFDREVIPERRMHAKGSGAFGTFTVTHDITKYTKAKLFEKIGKKTDIFARFSTVAGERGAADAERDIRGFAVKFYTEEGNWDLVGNNTPVFFMRDPLKFPDLNHAVKRDPKTNLRSATNNWDYWTGLPEAIHQITITMSDRGIPYSYRHMHGFGSHTFAMFNAENTKTWVKFHWVCQQGIKTLTDEESEAIIAKDRESHQRDLFDNIEKGNFPKWKLFIQVMTEEEAEKLPYNPFDITKVWYKKDFPLIEVGEMELNRNPENYFQDVEQAAFAPANIVPGIGFSPDRLLQARLFSYGDAQRYRLGINHHQIPVNKPKNDAHSYHRDGAMRVDGNHGGLLHYNPNSFGEWDEQPEFKEPPMAIESPADHWDHREDEDYYTQPRKLFQLMSKEQQKVLFENTARHMGDTPREIKIKHIQSCLKVDPEYGKGMAEVLNIPMSEVE, encoded by the coding sequence ATGTCTAAAAAGAAGAAACTGACAACCGTTTCCGGAATGCCGGTGGTTGATAACCAAAACGTTTTAACCGCTGGAAAACGAGGCCCCATCCTGTTGCAGGATATTTGGCTGGTTGAAAAACTGGCTCATTTCGACCGGGAAGTGATTCCCGAAAGGCGTATGCACGCAAAGGGTTCCGGTGCTTTTGGAACCTTCACCGTGACCCACGACATCACCAAATATACCAAGGCAAAACTTTTTGAGAAAATCGGCAAGAAAACGGATATTTTCGCCCGGTTTTCCACCGTCGCGGGTGAAAGAGGCGCGGCAGACGCCGAAAGGGATATTCGCGGTTTTGCCGTGAAATTTTATACCGAGGAAGGTAACTGGGACCTCGTTGGCAACAACACTCCGGTCTTTTTCATGAGAGACCCGCTGAAGTTTCCAGACCTGAATCACGCCGTGAAACGCGACCCCAAAACCAACCTCCGCAGCGCCACAAACAACTGGGACTATTGGACGGGACTGCCGGAAGCGATTCATCAGATAACCATCACCATGAGCGACAGGGGAATCCCATATTCCTACAGGCATATGCACGGTTTCGGAAGCCATACTTTCGCCATGTTCAACGCCGAAAACACAAAAACCTGGGTGAAATTTCACTGGGTTTGCCAGCAGGGAATCAAAACCCTGACGGATGAGGAATCCGAGGCCATCATCGCCAAGGACAGAGAAAGCCACCAGCGCGATTTATTTGACAATATCGAAAAGGGAAATTTCCCAAAATGGAAGCTTTTTATCCAGGTCATGACGGAGGAAGAGGCGGAAAAGCTGCCCTATAACCCCTTCGACATCACCAAAGTGTGGTATAAAAAGGATTTCCCGCTGATTGAAGTGGGCGAGATGGAATTGAACCGCAACCCCGAAAACTATTTCCAAGATGTGGAACAGGCGGCTTTCGCGCCGGCGAACATCGTTCCGGGAATTGGATTTTCACCCGACAGACTGTTGCAGGCAAGGCTTTTCTCCTATGGCGACGCCCAACGCTATCGCCTGGGAATCAATCACCACCAGATTCCGGTGAATAAACCCAAAAACGATGCCCACAGCTATCATCGTGACGGCGCCATGAGAGTGGATGGAAATCACGGCGGCTTATTGCATTACAATCCAAACAGCTTTGGCGAATGGGATGAACAGCCGGAATTCAAGGAACCGCCCATGGCGATTGAAAGCCCCGCTGACCATTGGGACCACCGCGAGGATGAGGACTATTACACCCAGCCCCGCAAACTGTTTCAACTGATGAGCAAAGAACAGCAAAAGGTTTTGTTTGAAAATACCGCCAGACACATGGGAGACACTCCCAGGGAGATTAAAATCAAACATATCCAGAGCTGCCTGAAGGTTGACCCGGAATATGGAAAAGGCATGGCGGAGGTTTTGAACATCCCCATGAGTGAAGTGGAATAA
- the folP gene encoding dihydropteroate synthase — MKTQLKKPLPARPKFIGILNLTQDSFSDGGDFYDFENALRHAKKLHAEGADILDIGGESTRPGAQPISQEAEAKAVLPVLEVVRQQIPELEISIDTRNASTAREAIKLGAHIVNDISALRHDPEMAPLLASKPDVKVILMHMQGIPQTMQNDPHYDDVVAEVDAFFAERIDFALSNDILRENILLDPGIGFGKTAEHNYTILGALSHFKHHGLPLVLGASRKRFLEAETGAGPKERLGGSLAAAWLAFSQGVEYLRIHDVLAHRQFFNVLEKTLEGMN; from the coding sequence TCATTTTCCGATGGCGGGGATTTTTATGACTTTGAAAACGCCTTGCGTCACGCCAAAAAGCTCCACGCTGAAGGCGCCGACATTTTGGATATTGGTGGGGAATCCACCCGCCCCGGCGCTCAACCCATTTCCCAGGAAGCTGAAGCGAAGGCGGTTTTGCCGGTGTTGGAAGTCGTCCGCCAGCAAATCCCGGAATTGGAAATATCCATCGACACCCGCAACGCTTCCACAGCGCGTGAAGCCATCAAACTGGGTGCCCACATCGTGAACGACATCAGCGCCCTGCGCCACGACCCCGAAATGGCTCCGCTTTTGGCTTCAAAACCCGATGTGAAGGTGATTTTGATGCATATGCAGGGAATCCCTCAAACCATGCAAAATGACCCCCATTATGATGATGTGGTGGCGGAAGTGGACGCTTTTTTTGCCGAACGTATCGATTTTGCCCTCTCAAACGATATTCTCAGGGAAAACATTTTACTTGACCCAGGCATCGGCTTTGGAAAAACTGCGGAACATAACTATACAATCCTGGGCGCTTTAAGCCACTTCAAACATCATGGACTGCCCCTGGTTTTGGGTGCTTCCCGCAAGCGTTTTTTGGAAGCCGAAACCGGCGCTGGACCTAAGGAACGGCTGGGGGGAAGCTTGGCAGCGGCGTGGTTGGCATTCAGCCAGGGAGTCGAATATCTCAGGATACACGACGTTTTGGCGCACAGACAATTCTTTAATGTCCTGGAAAAAACTTTGGAAGGAATGAACTGA
- a CDS encoding TIGR00159 family protein, giving the protein MEILIPGLPDLIDIFIVAFLLYQGMVVLRRGGGWQVLAAILFLVVLSTVAEALNLKIVSSLLTGIRSYGILALVVIFQPELRALLSRINITRELNLSLRKKESNSIYMPLIDAISSMSFRKTGALIVIENRRRLTEYIQSGEELDASLSLRLILTIFNPRSALHDGAVIIRGDRIMAAKVVLPLSKKPEYARKFGTRHLAGIGITELTDAIAIIVSEQNSQISVAQNGEINVNVAYEELLRIIADAFA; this is encoded by the coding sequence ATGGAAATACTGATACCCGGACTTCCAGACCTCATCGATATTTTCATCGTTGCCTTTTTGCTCTATCAGGGAATGGTTGTCCTCAGGCGTGGCGGTGGCTGGCAGGTTTTGGCGGCGATTCTGTTTCTGGTGGTGCTTTCCACCGTGGCGGAAGCGCTGAACCTCAAGATTGTCAGTTCGCTGTTGACGGGCATTCGCAGCTATGGAATTCTGGCGTTGGTGGTGATTTTCCAGCCCGAATTGCGGGCGCTGCTTTCCCGGATAAACATCACGCGGGAACTGAATTTGAGCCTGCGCAAAAAGGAAAGCAATTCCATCTACATGCCTCTGATAGACGCGATTTCATCGATGTCGTTCCGCAAAACAGGCGCGCTCATCGTCATCGAAAACCGCCGCCGGCTCACAGAATATATCCAAAGCGGGGAAGAGTTGGATGCCAGCCTCTCCCTGCGGCTCATTCTCACCATTTTCAACCCACGTTCCGCGCTTCACGATGGCGCTGTCATCATTCGTGGAGACCGCATCATGGCTGCCAAGGTGGTTCTGCCGCTTTCCAAAAAACCGGAATATGCCAGGAAATTTGGCACCAGACACCTGGCGGGCATTGGCATCACCGAGCTCACGGACGCCATTGCCATCATTGTTTCGGAACAAAACTCCCAGATTTCGGTGGCGCAAAATGGGGAAATAAACGTGAACGTGGCTTACGAAGAGCTTTTGCGCATCATCGCGGACGCGTTTGCCTAA
- a CDS encoding nucleotide exchange factor GrpE, giving the protein MTKKTKDSQEKEVQTPEVEVDKTAEEKLADLEIEIAEMNDKYLRVMAEFENFRRRSIAEKSDWIKMATQDLALKICDVADNFERALEHVENLEDPFVKGMVQIDQQLRGVLEREGVKKIEALGEAFDPAFHDALAHIPSDHDENTVAAIIQNGYTMHDKVIRAARVAVSSGPCEDIQEEPDEPEKEEKGTAKGPINIEIK; this is encoded by the coding sequence ATGACGAAAAAGACGAAAGACAGTCAGGAAAAAGAAGTGCAAACACCTGAAGTGGAAGTGGATAAGACCGCCGAGGAAAAGCTGGCGGATTTGGAGATTGAAATCGCCGAAATGAACGATAAATATCTGCGCGTGATGGCGGAATTTGAGAACTTTCGCCGCCGCAGTATCGCCGAAAAAAGCGATTGGATTAAGATGGCAACCCAGGATTTGGCGCTGAAAATCTGCGATGTGGCGGATAATTTTGAACGCGCCCTGGAACACGTTGAAAATCTTGAAGACCCCTTCGTGAAAGGCATGGTTCAAATCGACCAGCAATTGCGCGGGGTTTTGGAGCGTGAAGGCGTGAAGAAAATCGAAGCGCTGGGCGAAGCTTTTGACCCCGCTTTCCATGACGCTTTGGCGCATATCCCCAGCGACCACGATGAAAACACAGTTGCCGCCATCATCCAAAATGGCTACACAATGCACGATAAAGTGATTCGCGCCGCCAGAGTGGCAGTCTCATCCGGTCCCTGCGAAGATATTCAGGAAGAGCCGGATGAACCCGAAAAAGAAGAAAAAGGGACCGCTAAAGGCCCCATCAATATAGAAATAAAATAA